The Desmonostoc muscorum LEGE 12446 genome includes a region encoding these proteins:
- a CDS encoding CO2 hydration protein, which yields MVTIRNKFTREPLPEYIERLQQGGALLPDTPENVLEVVGILKSYGVVLDAYSINLNYIAEHQFLLFFPFFKYFNGDVSFQKLLRHWWHDRINFEYAEYCMKAMMWHGGGGLDAYLDTKEFQERAQAVIIAKFKNNPLILGVNQLFPDFLTEHLRVSAYYTGLGQFWRVMADIFLSLSDLYDEGKIKSISQVVDHIKAGLVASASKPITYSVKIREKLYDIIPEDVGLTFLADTAIPYVEAVFFRGTPFHGTVSYNAQGYQIPPDQSRFQYGALYADPLPIGGAGIPPTLLMQDMRHYLPEYLHEIYRRSLRGEDDLRVQICMTFQKSMFCVTTATILGLAPYPIDTKDPSEEKANRVYFGKWMSRLETSRLLDVNQ from the coding sequence ATGGTAACTATTAGAAATAAATTCACTCGTGAACCCTTACCTGAGTATATTGAACGCCTGCAACAAGGAGGCGCATTACTCCCTGATACTCCAGAAAATGTGCTGGAAGTAGTTGGTATTTTGAAAAGCTACGGTGTAGTTTTAGATGCCTATTCAATAAATTTGAATTACATTGCCGAGCATCAGTTTTTATTATTTTTCCCATTTTTTAAATACTTTAATGGAGACGTTTCTTTTCAGAAACTACTTCGTCACTGGTGGCACGATCGAATTAATTTTGAATATGCCGAATATTGTATGAAAGCCATGATGTGGCACGGTGGTGGCGGTCTCGATGCATATTTAGATACAAAAGAATTTCAAGAAAGAGCGCAAGCTGTAATCATAGCAAAATTTAAAAATAATCCCTTAATTTTAGGTGTTAACCAACTGTTTCCAGACTTTTTAACTGAACACTTGCGGGTTTCTGCTTACTACACTGGTTTAGGTCAATTTTGGCGAGTCATGGCTGATATTTTTCTCAGCTTATCAGACCTCTATGACGAAGGCAAAATCAAATCGATTTCTCAAGTTGTAGACCATATTAAAGCAGGGTTAGTGGCAAGTGCATCAAAGCCGATTACCTACAGCGTCAAAATTCGAGAAAAACTCTATGACATCATTCCCGAAGACGTTGGTTTGACTTTCTTAGCAGACACAGCAATTCCTTATGTAGAAGCAGTATTCTTTAGAGGAACACCTTTCCACGGCACAGTTTCATACAACGCCCAAGGATATCAAATTCCCCCAGATCAAAGTCGATTCCAGTATGGCGCATTGTACGCCGATCCTTTGCCCATCGGCGGTGCAGGTATTCCTCCCACCTTGTTAATGCAAGATATGCGTCATTATCTTCCAGAGTACTTGCATGAAATTTATCGTCGCAGCCTCCGGGGTGAAGATGATTTACGAGTGCAAATTTGTATGACTTTCCAAAAATCGATGTTTTGCGTGACCACAGCCACGATTTTGGGACTGGCACCTTATCCTATAGATACTAAAGATCCATCCGAGGAAAAAGCTAATCGAGTTTATTTCGGAAAGTGGATGAGTCGCCTAGAAACTTCCCGGTTGCTGGATGTGAATCAATAG
- a CDS encoding Uma2 family endonuclease produces MTSATDLSTDLTPFPDHTQLPESDGTFVKNFQEHPQSILLTDSIKPILQKRHPDGQYCIGQDSGIYWRMTDPPEKGAEAPDWFYVGNVPPTLDGQTRRSYVLWREFIAPLIVLEFVSGDGSQERDKTPWKGKFWIYEQVIRPPFYGIYEVNKASVEVYELIGGEYQLLTANERGHYPILPLEVELGLWQGQYQNMELPWLRWWDLQGNLLLTGEERAEQEHQRAEQERQRADRLSAKLRSLGIDPDS; encoded by the coding sequence ATGACCTCTGCAACCGATTTATCCACCGACCTCACCCCGTTTCCAGACCATACACAACTTCCTGAGTCTGACGGTACATTCGTGAAAAACTTTCAGGAACATCCCCAAAGCATTCTCCTAACCGACTCGATTAAACCGATATTGCAAAAACGTCACCCTGATGGGCAATACTGTATTGGTCAAGATAGCGGTATCTACTGGCGGATGACTGACCCGCCAGAAAAAGGCGCCGAAGCTCCCGACTGGTTTTATGTAGGGAATGTACCACCTACGCTCGATGGACAAACGCGGAGGTCTTATGTATTATGGCGAGAGTTTATTGCCCCATTAATTGTACTAGAATTTGTCTCTGGGGATGGTAGTCAAGAGCGAGATAAAACTCCTTGGAAGGGAAAATTTTGGATTTATGAACAGGTGATTCGTCCTCCCTTCTACGGCATTTATGAAGTGAATAAAGCCAGTGTGGAAGTTTATGAATTAATTGGTGGAGAATATCAGTTATTAACAGCAAATGAACGTGGACATTATCCTATACTTCCTTTAGAGGTTGAGTTAGGTCTATGGCAGGGACAATATCAGAATATGGAATTACCTTGGCTACGCTGGTGGGATTTACAAGGTAATCTGTTGTTGACTGGCGAAGAAAGAGCCGAACAAGAACATCAAAGAGCCGAGCAAGAACGTCAAAGAGCCGATCGCCTAAGTGCTAAATTGCGCTCTCTAGGCATCGATCCAGACTCGTAA
- a CDS encoding helix-turn-helix domain-containing protein, giving the protein MSRPFKIEIAESEEELKKRLQTANLGNQKEKLIMLWWIKSGQVKEQQEIGKRLAKDTSTVTRWLQKYRAGGLYELLEMKKAPGAKRKIHDAAIAALEEELKTGKGFSSYGAIVEWLKQEHGQDIEYATVYAWVRYRLGAKLKVPRPQSHKQDEKLVSEFKKNLESFLIV; this is encoded by the coding sequence ATGAGCCGCCCTTTTAAGATTGAAATCGCAGAGAGCGAAGAAGAACTTAAAAAACGTCTACAAACAGCTAACTTAGGAAACCAGAAAGAAAAACTTATTATGCTGTGGTGGATAAAAAGCGGACAGGTTAAGGAGCAGCAAGAAATTGGAAAACGCTTGGCGAAAGATACCTCAACTGTAACAAGGTGGTTGCAAAAGTATAGAGCAGGCGGGCTATATGAATTACTGGAAATGAAAAAAGCTCCAGGAGCAAAACGCAAAATTCATGACGCAGCGATCGCAGCACTGGAGGAAGAGTTAAAAACAGGAAAAGGCTTTAGTAGCTATGGTGCAATAGTTGAGTGGTTGAAACAAGAACATGGACAAGATATAGAGTATGCAACGGTTTATGCGTGGGTTCGATATCGATTAGGAGCAAAACTAAAAGTGCCTCGCCCTCAAAGCCATAAGCAAGACGAGAAATTGGTATCTGAATTTAAAAAAAACTTGGAATCATTCTTAATTGTCTAG
- a CDS encoding transposase produces the protein MNGECFQQFLDWLSQQLGGDYAILQVDQAPAHTSSAIRWQEFIIPLFQPPSAPELNPIERLWQLLKKPLKNQLFSSLQTLRDRIQEIFDQLTLEQVISVSSYNFILEALFYAASY, from the coding sequence TTGAATGGCGAGTGTTTTCAACAGTTTTTGGACTGGCTATCTCAACAATTAGGTGGGGATTACGCTATTTTACAGGTTGACCAAGCACCTGCTCATACAAGTTCAGCGATTCGTTGGCAAGAGTTTATTATTCCTCTGTTTCAGCCACCTTCAGCCCCTGAACTCAATCCCATTGAAAGGCTTTGGCAGCTCCTCAAGAAACCACTCAAAAATCAGCTTTTCTCTTCTTTACAAACTTTACGCGATCGCATCCAAGAAATATTTGATCAACTTACACTTGAGCAGGTAATTTCCGTCTCTTCTTACAACTTTATCCTGGAAGCTTTATTCTATGCAGCTTCATATTAA
- a CDS encoding DUF3696 domain-containing protein, which translates to MIGSLTLTNFKPFQNQPLTFRPLTFLSGLNSTGKSSVLQALLLLRQSYQKGLLSEKGLVLNGDLINIGTAKDAIFEGASKQEQLVFEILWKNGTKSIWKFKNEEEDVGANFLYLTSEDVDEQIYHLSSLFNQNFHYIEAERIGPRAFNQMSYDKVQLLGTLGARCEYTLHFLAVNENRIIANQKLSHPNVKSSQPQYDDPEEKSLALIDQVEAWMGEISPGTRIRIKSNPDMDLINLQSGYGDSNPYRATNVGFGITYTLPIIVAVLASEPDTLILVENPEAHLHPRGQTKMGELLALAASCGVQVVIETHSDHVLNGIRLAVHGGILEPEDVQLHYFQRQEKQGQIFTEVVSPRIDRNGRIDRWPDGFFDEWEKNLITLLKPRDV; encoded by the coding sequence ATGATTGGTTCCCTAACACTCACAAATTTTAAGCCTTTTCAAAATCAACCCCTTACATTTAGACCACTTACATTTTTATCTGGACTTAACAGTACTGGTAAGTCTTCTGTTTTACAAGCATTGTTATTATTAAGGCAATCTTATCAAAAAGGTTTACTGTCGGAAAAAGGCTTAGTACTCAATGGAGATTTAATTAATATTGGTACAGCTAAAGATGCGATTTTTGAAGGTGCATCTAAACAAGAACAACTAGTATTTGAAATACTTTGGAAAAATGGTACTAAAAGTATATGGAAATTTAAAAATGAAGAAGAAGATGTAGGAGCTAATTTTTTATACCTGACTTCGGAGGATGTAGATGAGCAAATATATCACTTATCCAGTCTTTTTAATCAAAATTTTCATTACATTGAGGCAGAGCGTATAGGGCCAAGAGCATTTAATCAAATGTCATATGACAAAGTTCAATTACTTGGCACACTGGGCGCTAGATGTGAATATACATTACATTTCCTTGCAGTCAATGAGAATAGAATTATTGCTAATCAAAAATTAAGTCATCCTAATGTAAAAAGTTCACAGCCACAATACGACGATCCAGAGGAAAAATCACTAGCTTTAATAGATCAAGTAGAAGCATGGATGGGAGAAATTAGCCCAGGTACACGTATAAGGATAAAATCAAATCCAGACATGGATTTGATAAATTTGCAATCCGGGTATGGAGATAGCAACCCTTACCGTGCAACTAATGTTGGCTTCGGAATTACCTACACTTTACCAATCATAGTAGCTGTACTCGCTTCAGAACCTGATACACTAATTCTAGTTGAAAACCCAGAGGCTCATCTTCATCCTAGAGGGCAGACAAAAATGGGTGAATTGTTAGCACTGGCTGCTAGTTGTGGTGTTCAAGTGGTGATAGAAACTCATAGCGATCATGTTTTAAACGGAATTCGGCTTGCAGTTCATGGCGGAATACTTGAGCCAGAAGATGTCCAGTTGCACTATTTCCAGCGTCAAGAAAAACAAGGACAGATTTTTACTGAAGTAGTTTCACCACGCATTGATAGGAATGGCAGAATTGATCGATGGCCTGATGGATTCTTTGATGAGTGGGAAAAGAATTTAATCACCTTACTAAAACCAAGGGATGTTTAA
- a CDS encoding DUF262 domain-containing protein: MTHLSNYNAELADEEILEEEDQEEKVTFQYDPDKINIVTREPTIELLLKRINEEALDLAPDFQRHADIWKEDAQSRLIESIIIRIPIPAFYIDATNEDKWLVVDGLQRLFALKRFILDKKLKLSGLEYLTNLEGQTFDQIERRYQRRLEETQLTVYLIEKGTPPEIKYNIFKRINTGGLALSPQELRHALNPGKGTKFLTKLAAYPKFQQVVKLGDKRIMRMDDREFILGFLAFTLTSYKDYADNRDTFLTKALSKTNKLSENELHNIENNFKRTIIANWNIFGKDAFRKISDSQKRQFPINKALFESWSVLLSQLTEDQIQILIDRKQKLIDIFKTYIDNDKDFLESISQAAEKVQYRFSTVEKIIQEVLL; the protein is encoded by the coding sequence GTGACACATTTGAGTAACTACAATGCAGAATTAGCTGATGAAGAAATTTTAGAAGAAGAAGATCAAGAAGAAAAAGTTACTTTCCAATATGATCCTGATAAAATTAACATTGTAACTAGGGAACCAACAATAGAGTTATTGCTTAAAAGAATCAATGAAGAAGCTCTTGATTTAGCACCTGATTTCCAACGTCATGCGGATATATGGAAAGAAGATGCCCAAAGCAGGCTTATAGAATCTATTATTATCCGCATCCCAATACCAGCATTTTATATAGATGCTACTAATGAAGATAAATGGTTAGTAGTCGATGGATTACAGCGTCTATTTGCACTAAAGCGCTTTATTCTCGACAAAAAACTCAAACTATCTGGATTAGAATATCTTACAAATCTGGAAGGTCAAACCTTCGATCAAATTGAACGCAGATACCAACGTCGTCTTGAAGAAACTCAGCTAACAGTATATTTAATCGAAAAAGGCACACCTCCAGAAATTAAATATAATATTTTCAAACGTATTAATACAGGAGGTCTAGCTTTATCACCTCAAGAATTACGCCATGCTCTTAATCCTGGTAAGGGAACAAAGTTTTTAACTAAACTTGCTGCATATCCAAAATTTCAACAGGTAGTGAAACTTGGAGATAAGCGGATAATGCGTATGGATGATCGGGAATTTATACTAGGTTTCTTAGCCTTTACTTTGACTTCTTATAAAGATTATGCCGACAATAGAGATACTTTTTTAACTAAAGCACTATCTAAGACAAATAAACTCTCTGAAAACGAGCTACATAACATTGAAAATAATTTTAAAAGAACAATTATAGCTAACTGGAACATCTTTGGCAAAGATGCATTTCGGAAAATATCTGATTCTCAGAAAAGACAGTTTCCTATAAATAAAGCTCTATTTGAATCTTGGTCAGTACTTCTCAGCCAATTGACTGAGGATCAAATACAAATTCTAATAGATAGAAAACAAAAATTGATTGATATATTCAAGACATATATTGACAATGACAAAGATTTTTTAGAATCTATATCTCAGGCTGCTGAGAAAGTGCAGTATAGATTTAGTACTGTAGAAAAAATAATTCAGGAAGTACTTCTATGA
- a CDS encoding type II toxin-antitoxin system VapC family toxin yields the protein MSQYVLDASIVIKWFIPEVYSHAARRLVASNHTFLVPDFFFPEVGNVLWKRVRRGEDTAENASQTLTDLNAVPVEVYLSQPLMPLALDIAIQIDRAVYESLYLALAITQQCQMVTADEKFYNALKTSGYANNLLWVENI from the coding sequence ATGAGTCAGTATGTTTTAGATGCTAGCATTGTCATCAAGTGGTTCATTCCTGAAGTCTACTCTCATGCAGCTAGGCGTTTAGTAGCAAGTAACCATACTTTCTTAGTTCCAGATTTTTTCTTCCCAGAGGTAGGAAACGTCTTGTGGAAACGAGTACGTCGGGGTGAAGACACTGCTGAAAATGCCAGCCAAACATTAACAGATTTAAATGCAGTTCCTGTAGAAGTGTACTTATCTCAACCGTTAATGCCACTTGCTTTAGATATTGCCATTCAAATAGATCGCGCAGTGTATGAGAGTTTATACTTAGCTCTTGCCATTACGCAACAATGCCAGATGGTGACAGCAGACGAAAAATTTTATAACGCACTGAAAACTAGTGGGTACGCAAATAATCTTCTGTGGGTGGAGAATATTTAG
- a CDS encoding FitA-like ribbon-helix-helix domain-containing protein: MAQILVENLDPVILEKLETLAKQHGRSLQEELRQILQQAAETATHYHTGGDIEKVREAVARAQVRYTGKIFSDSTELIREDRER, encoded by the coding sequence ATGGCTCAAATCTTAGTTGAAAACTTAGATCCTGTGATTCTAGAAAAGCTAGAAACTCTTGCCAAACAACATGGTAGGTCTTTGCAAGAAGAATTAAGGCAGATCCTACAACAAGCCGCAGAAACAGCGACACACTATCACACTGGCGGTGACATAGAAAAAGTCAGAGAAGCTGTAGCACGCGCTCAAGTGAGATATACAGGAAAAATTTTCAGTGATAGTACTGAACTCATCCGCGAGGACAGAGAACGATGA
- the dcd gene encoding dCTP deaminase, translated as MAQKGMISPFEPSLIRKVQTNESVAVQPVISYGLSSYGYDIRLSPAEFRIFRHIPGTVVDPKNFNPQNLEPTALHTDANGSYFILPAHSYGLGVALEKLEVPENITVICIGKSTYARCGIIANLTPAEAAWRGHLTLEFSNSSSADCRIYANEGVVQLLFLEGEPCAISYEARRGKYQDQLEIVTLAKV; from the coding sequence ATGGCTCAAAAAGGCATGATTTCACCCTTTGAGCCAAGTTTAATCCGAAAAGTGCAAACAAATGAGTCTGTAGCGGTTCAACCTGTAATCAGCTACGGTTTATCTTCTTATGGCTACGATATACGCCTTTCTCCGGCTGAGTTCCGCATTTTCCGCCACATTCCCGGAACTGTAGTTGATCCCAAAAACTTTAATCCCCAAAATCTCGAACCAACAGCACTGCACACAGATGCTAATGGCAGTTACTTTATTTTACCTGCTCACTCCTATGGACTTGGGGTTGCTCTAGAAAAACTAGAGGTTCCTGAGAATATTACAGTGATTTGCATAGGTAAATCAACTTACGCGCGCTGTGGTATAATAGCAAACTTAACACCTGCTGAAGCTGCATGGCGGGGTCATCTTACCTTGGAATTTTCCAACTCTTCTAGCGCAGACTGTCGCATCTACGCTAACGAAGGTGTGGTGCAATTGCTATTTTTAGAAGGTGAACCCTGTGCTATTAGTTACGAAGCAAGACGGGGTAAATATCAGGATCAGCTAGAAATTGTAACTTTAGCTAAAGTTTAG
- a CDS encoding P-loop NTPase family protein, producing MVAQLETPSINSSLTLPYPVEGLVQVFTSSHRNFFTSVMAQALRIAGQGTPVLIVQFLKGGIRQGQERPIQLGQNLDWIRCDIPRCIDTPHLDDTENQALQKLWQYTQHVVEESKYYLVVLDELSLAINFGLIPETEVLAFLAKRPPHIDIILTGPEMPKSLLDVADQITEIRRSHRP from the coding sequence ATGGTTGCCCAGCTAGAAACACCGAGTATAAATTCAAGTCTGACCTTACCATATCCAGTAGAAGGACTAGTGCAAGTTTTTACTAGTTCTCATCGTAATTTTTTTACGAGTGTTATGGCTCAAGCACTGAGAATCGCCGGACAAGGAACGCCAGTATTAATAGTGCAGTTCCTCAAAGGAGGTATTCGTCAAGGACAGGAACGACCTATACAATTGGGACAAAATTTAGATTGGATTCGCTGTGATATACCTCGTTGCATTGATACACCACATCTCGACGATACAGAAAACCAAGCCTTACAAAAGCTATGGCAGTATACACAACACGTAGTAGAGGAAAGCAAGTATTATCTCGTAGTCTTAGATGAGCTAAGTTTAGCGATTAACTTTGGTTTAATTCCGGAAACAGAAGTTTTAGCGTTTCTGGCAAAACGCCCTCCCCATATCGATATCATTCTCACAGGGCCAGAGATGCCGAAATCTCTGTTGGATGTAGCAGATCAAATTACAGAAATCCGCCGTAGTCATCGACCCTAA
- a CDS encoding adenylate kinase family protein, with product MRLVILGGSGSGKSTQAQRLCRYFDIPLISTGEILREAISGDKPLPKFQWSQADPRTYFSVYASLSELGYHARPYLEKGELVPDEMIIELIRIRLRQPDINCTWVLEGYPRTAFQAEELDFLLDDLGQKLDWAIYLQVPEAVMVSRSLGRSLPDDQPEIVQRRVELFYDRTIPILEYYDRRRRLLTINGDQSPEMVLQNILTLLSVP from the coding sequence GTGAGATTAGTGATTCTGGGAGGTTCAGGATCGGGTAAAAGCACTCAAGCACAAAGGCTTTGCAGATACTTTGATATTCCACTGATTTCTACAGGTGAGATTTTACGGGAAGCTATATCTGGTGACAAGCCGTTGCCGAAGTTCCAATGGTCGCAAGCCGACCCTCGGACTTATTTTTCTGTTTACGCTAGCCTAAGTGAATTAGGCTACCACGCACGGCCATATCTAGAAAAAGGGGAATTAGTCCCAGACGAAATGATCATTGAATTGATCCGAATTCGCCTTAGACAACCAGATATTAACTGCACTTGGGTGTTAGAGGGTTATCCCCGTACTGCTTTTCAAGCTGAAGAATTAGATTTTTTATTAGATGATTTAGGGCAAAAGCTAGATTGGGCAATTTATCTCCAAGTTCCAGAAGCAGTGATGGTTAGCCGATCGCTGGGGCGATCGCTACCAGATGACCAGCCTGAAATTGTACAGCGTCGTGTAGAATTATTCTACGATCGCACCATCCCCATCCTAGAATATTACGACCGTCGTCGCCGCCTATTAACCATCAACGGTGACCAGTCACCAGAGATGGTGCTGCAAAATATTTTGACTCTGCTTTCAGTTCCCTAG
- a CDS encoding sulfate/molybdate ABC transporter ATP-binding protein, with protein sequence MGIVVENVSKQFGSFKAVDQVSLEIKSGSLVALLGPSGSGKSTLLRLIAGLEMPDSGKILLTGKDATYQTVQQRNIGFVFQHYALFKHLTVKQNIAFGLEIRKAQPKKIKGRVEQLLELVQLSGLGDRYPSQLSGGQRQRVALARALAVEPEVLLLDEPFGALDAKVRKDLRAWLRNLHDEVHVTTVFVTHDQEEAMEVSDEVVVMNKGQVEQVGTPAEIYDNPATAFVMSFIGPVNVLPSSSKIFQSSGFDTPHPQVFLRPQDVILETSANGATTPAIISRLIHLGWEIQVELTCDDGQVVTAHLTRDRFNQLELEPKQRVYVKPKDAKSFPLSYSI encoded by the coding sequence GTGGGTATTGTAGTTGAGAACGTCTCTAAACAATTCGGAAGTTTCAAGGCAGTCGATCAGGTCAGTTTAGAAATTAAGAGTGGTTCCCTAGTTGCGTTGCTTGGGCCATCGGGATCGGGTAAATCTACCCTGTTGCGATTAATTGCAGGTTTAGAAATGCCAGATAGTGGCAAAATCCTGCTTACCGGGAAGGATGCGACATATCAAACTGTGCAACAGCGGAATATTGGATTTGTGTTTCAGCACTATGCTTTATTCAAGCATTTGACTGTTAAGCAGAATATTGCTTTTGGCTTAGAAATTCGCAAGGCACAGCCAAAGAAGATTAAAGGGCGGGTAGAACAATTGCTAGAATTGGTGCAATTGAGTGGATTAGGCGATCGCTATCCATCACAACTTTCTGGTGGTCAAAGACAACGGGTCGCATTGGCAAGGGCACTGGCAGTGGAACCGGAAGTTTTATTGCTAGATGAACCCTTTGGCGCACTTGATGCTAAAGTCCGTAAAGATTTACGGGCATGGTTACGCAACCTCCACGATGAGGTACATGTTACCACAGTTTTCGTTACCCACGACCAAGAGGAAGCAATGGAAGTCTCCGATGAAGTTGTGGTAATGAATAAAGGGCAGGTGGAACAGGTAGGAACACCAGCAGAAATTTATGATAATCCTGCAACCGCGTTTGTGATGAGCTTCATTGGTCCGGTGAACGTATTGCCTAGCAGCTCGAAGATTTTTCAAAGCAGTGGATTTGATACACCCCATCCACAAGTATTTTTGCGCCCGCAAGACGTGATTTTGGAAACTAGTGCCAATGGTGCCACTACACCTGCCATAATTAGCCGATTAATACATTTGGGTTGGGAAATTCAGGTAGAATTAACTTGCGATGATGGGCAAGTAGTAACGGCGCATTTAACACGCGATCGCTTTAATCAATTAGAGTTAGAACCAAAACAGCGGGTCTATGTCAAGCCAAAGGATGCCAAGTCCTTCCCACTGTCTTATTCAATTTAA
- a CDS encoding DUF3011 domain-containing protein, which produces MRFPIIAVTFVATTVSISTLLGVVTPASAQEIITCSSQNNQRNTCPIRTRGRVRFVRQLSDASCRGNWGYRRNRIWVRNGCRAEFSVGNRRNGRYDRY; this is translated from the coding sequence ATGCGTTTTCCCATAATTGCTGTCACCTTCGTGGCTACTACTGTTAGTATCAGTACACTTTTGGGCGTTGTAACTCCTGCTTCAGCTCAGGAGATAATAACTTGTTCCAGCCAGAATAATCAGAGGAACACTTGTCCTATACGTACTAGAGGCAGAGTGAGGTTTGTTAGGCAATTGTCTGATGCCAGTTGTAGAGGAAATTGGGGCTATAGGAGAAATCGTATTTGGGTGAGAAATGGTTGCCGAGCTGAATTCTCAGTTGGCAATCGTAGAAACGGCAGATATGACAGATACTAA
- a CDS encoding Uma2 family endonuclease has protein sequence MQNTEPSLKLRLWTVEEYHRMAEAGIFGADERVELLEGKIIWMIAKGTAHRSAVTRSNYLLKNRLENRAWVSIHDPVRLNERSEPEPDIAVVKIDPLDYADHHPTPTEIYLIIEVADSSLKLDCETKAKAYSQAGITDYWVLDVVSRQLRVFREPTQDGYQSEVTLAENATISPLEFPNLSIVVWEMLPPLNR, from the coding sequence ATGCAAAACACAGAACCGAGCTTAAAACTTCGCCTGTGGACAGTTGAAGAATACCACCGGATGGCTGAGGCTGGGATTTTTGGTGCAGATGAACGCGTGGAACTCCTGGAAGGAAAAATAATTTGGATGATTGCTAAAGGTACAGCTCATCGCTCAGCAGTGACGAGAAGCAATTACTTACTGAAAAACAGATTAGAAAATAGGGCTTGGGTATCTATTCATGACCCAGTAAGGTTAAATGAGCGGTCTGAACCAGAACCGGATATTGCTGTCGTGAAAATAGACCCCCTGGACTACGCAGACCATCATCCCACCCCAACAGAAATTTATCTGATTATTGAAGTGGCAGATAGCAGTTTGAAACTAGATTGCGAAACCAAAGCCAAAGCATATTCTCAAGCAGGAATTACAGATTATTGGGTGTTAGATGTGGTTAGTCGTCAATTGCGTGTCTTTCGAGAACCAACTCAAGATGGCTATCAAAGTGAGGTCACATTAGCAGAAAATGCGACTATTTCACCTTTAGAGTTTCCTAATTTAAGCATTGTAGTTTGGGAAATGTTACCACCCCTAAATCGGTAA
- a CDS encoding HAD family hydrolase encodes MVTIKCRNVTFYNIQAILFDKNGTLEDSETFLRSLAQKAARLIDAQIPGVGEPLLMAFGVNGNILDPAGIVSVASRRETEVAAAAYIAETGKGWFECLKIARQALDEAEKYIGQTPSPLFVGSLEILKYLHEAGIKLGILSAATTDEVQQFVAHHQLSDYIQLEMGVDEGPSKPDPVLFLQACQALGVEPSATLMVGDSVGDMQMGRDAKAAGCIGITWVGNLDNVKGADVVINQLDEIQILEE; translated from the coding sequence TTGGTAACTATTAAATGTAGAAACGTCACTTTTTATAATATTCAAGCAATTTTGTTTGACAAAAATGGTACTCTAGAAGACTCAGAAACGTTTTTGCGATCGCTGGCACAAAAAGCAGCGAGGTTAATAGACGCTCAAATTCCCGGTGTTGGGGAACCCCTATTAATGGCATTTGGCGTCAATGGCAATATCCTCGACCCAGCAGGCATAGTATCGGTGGCGAGTCGCCGCGAAACAGAAGTTGCTGCTGCGGCCTACATTGCCGAAACTGGAAAAGGATGGTTTGAGTGCTTAAAAATAGCTCGTCAAGCTTTGGATGAAGCGGAAAAATACATTGGACAAACTCCTTCACCACTGTTTGTGGGCAGTTTGGAGATATTGAAATATCTACACGAAGCTGGTATAAAACTTGGTATACTCTCAGCTGCAACCACTGATGAAGTACAACAGTTTGTAGCCCATCACCAATTAAGTGATTATATCCAGTTGGAAATGGGAGTCGATGAGGGGCCGAGTAAACCAGACCCAGTGCTATTTTTGCAAGCTTGCCAAGCCTTGGGCGTCGAACCAAGCGCTACGTTGATGGTGGGTGATTCAGTTGGTGATATGCAAATGGGGCGTGATGCTAAAGCCGCAGGTTGTATTGGAATCACTTGGGTGGGTAATTTGGATAATGTTAAAGGTGCAGATGTGGTGATTAATCAACTTGATGAAATTCAGATTTTAGAAGAGTGA